The DNA sequence GGCATACCAGGGTACTAGGGCTGGGAAGAACTCGCCCGCTACCTTTGCTACAGCGGGAGAGAGGAGCACAGCTGTAAGCATGCCGAAGAAGGAGATCATAGCAGCTGCCGTCTCAGCCCATTCCACCACCTTGTAGGCAACGGGCCCCAATACGAAGAGGATCCATATGAGTATTATGGTCACCTCAGCCCAGAACCTGGTCTGGCCGGCAGCATCCCAGCCCGGGGGGAACTTTGTGAGGGCCGCTAATGCGGTAGCGCCACCGGAAACGTAACCACCGATCCAGAGCAACACTATCAGGCACATTATGAACGTAATCCATCCGAAGATCCTATGAACTCTGTGAAACCCCTCAAATATGGTTTCTCCGGTGGCCATCGTGTATCTCGCTATCTCCAGGTTTACCCAGTACTGGAGTGAAGCGTAGAATATCAACCAGCTGAGGAAGAAGAGGCCGTACTTCGCCACCACGTAAGGCCACCATATGAGCTCTCCGGATCCCTGAGCGAGTCCAGCCCAGATGATACCTGGGCCTATCATAGCTGCGTAACCCGGAAACCTCGGGAGGTCCTTGACTTCGAATGGCTTCTTGAACCTACCCAGAAGGAGGCTCTCCTTCTCCTCAGCCATACCACCACCCATCGGGTTTTGTCGGATTTGCGATATACAATTAATATAAGCATTTCGCTTCCTGAGTCTCACATCCGCAACGCGTCTGCATTTTTAGTTCCGAACTTGTTAAACTTTTTAACAACTACTTTTATATGATGACCCCTGGAGAATCTCCCCATGTTCAGGATGCGCAGGGGCGAGGAGGCGAGGGTGCTGGAGACCTGGCCCGGGGTGAGGAGGAAGACGCTCGCCCTCGGGGAGAGGATGGTCCTCCTGGAGGTCAGTATGGAAGCGGGTTCCGTGGGCAGGGCCCACTCCCACCCTAACGAGCAGGTGGGGTACGTGGTCAGAGGTAGGCTAAGGCTGAGGATAGGGAGCGAGGTTCACGAGCTGGGTCCTGGGGACGCTTACGTGATCCCGGATGGTGTTGAGCATGAGGCCACCGCTCTGGAGGAGACTCGTGTGGTGGAGGTCTTCTCCCCACCTCACGAGGTGTTCAAGAGGGATCTGGAGGAGGGATGATCTTGCCCAAGTATGTGGTGAGGCCCGAGGAGGTGGTCGGAGGAGCCCCCATGGAGGGGAAACACGTGAGGGATCTGAAGGTGATATACCCTGGGAACGTGGACCCGAGTCCCAGGTCCCTGATCCTAGGCGTGGTCGAGGTCGATCCGGGGCATCACACCCCCCTTCACAGGCACGAATGCGAGGAGGTCTACTACGTGCTGAGCGGGAGGGGCGAGGTGGAGATAGAGGGTGAGAGGTACGAGGTGGGAAAGGGCTATGGCGTGTACATACCCGTTCGGGCTAAGCACAGGATATTCAACACGGGAAGTGAGGTACTGAGATACGTGGCCGTCGGAGGCATAATGTTCGTCCCCCTGGTACCTGAGTGGCCCACCAAATCACCCTACGAGATACTCGAGTGACGGAGCCGGGTGATGCGGGTGCTCAGAGCCCCTCCTAAGTTCGTCTACATCAGGTGGATGGGGTTGCTGACCACCCTGATACCTACCTCGGGAATGGCCCTCCTCTACCTGACCTCACCCAGCCCCAGGGAGGGGTTAATATACGCGATCACGGTATCCCTTCCCCTCCTGGTCTTCTCCTACTACCTGGACGTCCTCATCAGGTTGATACCGATGCCAGAGAGGATCAAGCACCCTTTCCCCCGCGTCTGGATCTCCTGGACGGTGGCCTACCCGATCGCCAGGCTCGGGGTATCCGAACCCCTCCTAACTAGGCTGGTGGGACCGACGATGAGCCTCAGTCACATGACGCTGATCGCGATGATCTTCATGGGAGCGATGTACGGTGTCTTCTTCTACACGGCTTACATCGTGCTGTTCCGCATCTACGTGAGGAGGAAGCTGAGCAGGGGAACCCTGCCAGATTCCTTCTACTGAACCCCTTGAACCCGCGAGTCACAACGGCCTTAAGACTGCCCCCCTGTCAGCGGACTCTGCTAGAGCAGAGAACAACCTGAGGAACCCGTACTCCTCCTTAGTTTTCGGCCTCCACCTTCTCCTCCTCTCCTCCAGGGCATCCTGATCGACCAGAAGGTCGAGCTTCCTTCCGGGTATGTCTATCAGCACCTCGTCCCCCTCCTCCACCAGGGCTATGGGTCCGCCCTCAGCCGCCTCGGGAGAGACATGACCTATCGCTGGCCCTCTGGTCGCACCGGAGAACCTCCCGTCCGTAACTAAGGCCACCCTCCTGAGTCCCATTCCCGTTATCGTAGCGGTAGCTGCGAGCATCTCCCTCATCCCGGGCCCGCCCTTCGGCCCCTCGTACCTTATCACCACGACATCCCCCTCGACCACCTTACCATCGAAGAGGGCCCTAACAGCCTCCTCCTCCGAATCGAAGGGCTTGGCGTACCCTCTGAAGACGCGCATATCAGGATCCACTGCTGTCTGCTTCACCACAGCCCCCCTAGGGGCTAAACTACCCCATAGGACCGCGAGACCACCTTCCTTATGGTAAGGATCGCTCCTAGGCCTTATAACTTTCCTGTCCCTAACCTCAGCCCTCGAGACTATCTGCCCCCAAGTTTCACCGCTCACGGTCATGGCATCGAGGTGCATCACATCAGCCAGCTCCTTGAATATAGCGGGCACTCCACCCGCGTAATGGAGGTCCTTAACGTAATGGGGACCGGCTGGATTCAAGTTAGCTATGTGAGGCGTCTCCCTACTTATCCTGTCGAAGAGCTCGAGAGGTATCTCTATACCGGCTTCCCTAGCTATAGCCATCAGGTGAAGCACAGCATTGGTAGATCCTCCTAGAGCTACGTCAACCCTTATAGCGTTCTCAAAAGCTTCATACTTCATTATGTCCCTTGGCTTAATCCCAAGCTCCAGCATCCTCATGATGAGCCTTCCCGCCTGCTTAGCTGCCCTTAGCCTCTCCGATGAAACAGCGGGTATCGTCGATGTGCCCGCGGGTATCATGCCCAGGGCTTCACCGACTATGGCCATCGTGTTAGCGGTATACAGGCCAGCGCAGGAACCTGGACCCGGAGCAGCTAGGGATTCTATCCTCCTTAACTCATCCTCACTAATCTTGCCGGCTGCGTACTGACCCACCGCCTCGAAGACGTGACTTATGCCTACCTCCCTCCCATCCATCGAGCCGGGGAGCATGCAACCGCCGTTGACCATGACCGCTGGCACGTTGAGCCTAGCTGCAGCCATAAGCATTCCTGGGGTTATCTTATCGCAGGAGCTTATCAGTACTAAGGCATCGAAGGCATGGGCCCTAGCCATCAGCTCGACGCTGGCAGCTATCACCTCCCTGCTCGGAAGCGGGGCCTTCATGCCCTCGTGCCCCATAGCTATGCCATCGCATATGGCTATCGTGTTGAACTCCAGAGGGGTTCCCCCGGCCTCCCTAATACCCTCCTTAACGGCTCTGGCTACATTATCCAGGTGCATGTGTCCTGGAACCACCTCGTTCCAGGAGTTAGCTATCCCTATCAGGGGCCTACTGAGGTCATCATCGTCTAGGCCAGCGGCCTTGAAGAGGCTCCTCTGAGGAGCCCTCTCAGGCCCTTCAGTGACTAACCTGCTCCTCCACCTCAGATCCATAGCATGGAAGGCCCAAGTGTAGAATAAAAAATTTGGGGATCGGGATCACCTCTCCTCCATCATCCTCTCTATCCAAGTCCTCTCCTCTCTACTCGGGGTCTTGAAGAGAGCATCCAATACCCTGGTCTGTCCCAGGAAGAGCAGGAGGGCCGCTAGAATATATAGAATGTTGAGGGGCCATTCCTTAAGCATAGCTAAGTAAACTTCCCTCTGAGGCAGGGGCTTCCCGATTATAGCTATGGGAAGGGTTGACATCAGGTAATCAGCTCCAAGGTTTACCATGCCGATTATGAATGCACCGATAGCAAATGAGAGAGCCCTCATGCTCTTTGTCCTAAAGTAGATGTAATGGAATAGTGCTACACCGATCAAACCACTTATGAGAGCTCCACCTATCAGGAACAGCATCGTGGTAGATAATATTGGGTTGAAAGCGAGGTAGGCGAAGAACGCGATTCCCATGAGCCTATAGGTGAAGTAAGTTATGTAGATGGCTGACACAACTCCAGCTAATGGTACTAGGTAAAGGACCTTGAGCTCCATGAGGTAGAAGGACAGCGTAACCACAGCGAAGGACGATAAGAGAACTGATGCAAGAGCGTAAAACCAATGATCTACTTTAAGGGTTATTCTAGGTATGTTTACTACGAACGGATCTCCTACGACTTCATAGTACCCAATAAGGAATATCTCCGTTATCGAGAATGCTAGGAAAGTACCGATTAAGGCCAAGGTAGGCCCTGCTTCTCTCAAACCTCTTGGTCTGAACTTAATCAAGCTCGCTAAGTGGTAAAGGATAACAGCAGTACTCAGTAGGAGGGAAGTCGAGTGAGCCATTATGTAAGGATCTATACCATACAGTTGAATGATCTCACCCCCTCACATCATGAAGAACCCTCTTGATCTCTCAACAGCCTTATCGAGGGCTCCGGCTCGTTTCTCCTCGGTCTCCTCACCCCCCATCCTGAAGGCCGCTAGGTACTTGAAGACATCGGGCAGGATGTCCTTCAACCTATCTGAAGTCATATCGGCTCTCGATGAGAGAGCCTCAGATACCTTAAGGAGCCCTACCTCTATCCTCCCAACCTCACCCTCATCGTCAGTTATCGCTACGATGGAAGCTATACCCTGTCTGGGTTTCTCACCCGCTAATCTAAGCGTGCAGCCGACGAAGTTAAGACCAGCATGCTTGAACTTCACCACCTCACCTCCCGAAGCTGACATAGGGAAGGCCTTAACCACCAGCTTCGTGACCTCCTCGCTCGGCTGACCCGGGGGGTGGAAGCCGATCAGTGAGAAACCCTCGCTACCTAAAATAGAGGCTAGTAACTTGACTATCCCCATAAATAACCCTCCGAATCAGGAACCCTCGCTCTCAACGTACCTCTCAACCACCTTTATCAACACTTCCCTGGCCTTCTCCCTATCCCTTACCTCAGCGACGTTGTTCAGAACGTCGACCAACAGAGCTTTAACCTTGCTCTCAGACGAGTACCTAGGTATCAGAGCCGCCCCTATCAGGCCTCCCCTTATCGCTATTATCAGCTTCTTATCCCTCATCTCTATCGTTTGAGGGATGTCCTTAAGCGACTCGGTGGTGTAGCTCCTCACTAAGGAGATGAAAGCGCTTAACGTAAGGCTCGTCGTTGAGGTAGTGGATATGAGGGGGTTGCCCTTCTCATCCAGAACGATGAGTTCCTCTATCCTGAGCGGATGAGAAACTTCCTTACCTGTCAGCTTCTCATAGATCCAAGCGAAAGCCTCGAATAACCCGAATCCCGTCAAGGCGCTTGCCCAAACTATCTGCCAAGTCATATCCTCAAGCTTAGTGAGCTCTAAAGCTTCGATCACCTCCATTACCGTAGCTGCGTTATCTAAATCAGCTTTGTTCGCGATCACCAGGAGAGGCTTACCTTTCTTCATGACGGAGACTATCCTCCAAAGCTCCTCCTTGGCTTCATTGAACCTCTCCCTGTCCGCTGAGTCCAGGACGAATATTACAGCATCGGCCTTCTCAGCGTACTCCTCCCACATACCCCTCAAAGCCCTCTGACCACCTAGGTCCCAGACGTTGAACTCCAGCTCCCTTATCTTGAACTTCTCAAAGTTAGCGCCTACTGTCGGCACAGTCACACCAGGTTCTCCCCTCAGGATGTAGTTGAGCATCGTCGTCTTACCGGCTCCGTCTAAGCCTAGAATTACCAGTGTGGTTGGCTTCTTGAAGAGCCCGAATATACCCGAAACCAACCTCTGGAACGACACGTGATCTCAGAAGCCTCAGCATAAATATAAATTTTTCTGAGTGAGGTCCGGCTCCCTTCATCTAATTTATTTCGAGATGCTCACCTTAGGAATTCTTTTATTTTCCCCAAGACTTCAGCTACCTCCTCAGAGCGCTGAGCGTAGGACCCCTTGATGCTCATCATCAATATTACGTCTCCCTGAATCCTCTTTATCAATATGAAACTATCTTTTCCGATTAAGATAACAATAGGTTCCTCTCCAATCCCCAGCTGTGTTGAGAAGCTTCTAGATATCTCTACAATAGCGGAGCCGGACGCCACTAGGAAGTCCTCATTGGCGGAACCCTTCGAATCGGAGTATAGGATTATACCATCCGATGTAAATAGTCTCATAGATATGAGGGCTTCTCCAAGCATGCCCCTGGTCTCATTGACCATCGACTCGAATTCCCCTGAGAGCTCCATCCCGATTTCCTGGTGGAAGCTACTAGGGACATCTATTAATAAATTATCTATTCCGCATATGTGACGGTTCAATAAATGATTTCTTTTTGAAATCGCCAGTCACAATAAAGAAACTAAAGAATCTACCAAGCATGAATAAGAAAATTTACTCTTTATGAGCGAGTTGATGAGCAGTAGATCGTCAGATTTTCTGGGACTGAGTTCCTGGGGAGCCCTTAACTAATAGTCGCAGGGGATCTTAATAGGGAGGCATGAAGAGTTAATAGAAGTGTTCACTCAGATCAGAGTAGATGATGCCTCTTCAATCTGCGAATAGAAAAAATAAAATTATAATTTCTGGAACCACAATTGTCAAAAGATAATATATAAAGGCTGCTAAACTGATGGATCCTCCCCCGCAGATCACGATCCCTCAAGCTGTATGCGAAGAACGCGAACGAAAGCTAAATGAGGAATATTAGGGATCAAGTAACGCGTAAACTTATTATTCTTCATTGACGCATGACGATGCGAGATCCATGAGCGAGGTAGCGTTCCTGACCGAAGTGGGATTTGAGTGGGTTAGTAAGGAAAAAATCTTTAACTTAAGAGGAGTGAGATTTAAAATATTTACATTAGGATGCGAGGATAGATGTGTATCCCTGATCGAATTAGAATCGCTGATTCAGCCTAAGGCCGGAGAGATCACGCTATGCGGGTCGGACCTCCTCGATATCGGTATTGGGATCGGCAGGAAGAGGGTATTGATGGTACATAGGCCCTGCGAGGTGAGGGCTGGGGACACCGTATTGAGGATTCCGGAAGCTCCCTCGAGCTTACCAAACGTATTGAGGGTCATGAAGGTAACTTATACGCTTCAGGAACTCGGTAGAGGTGCGAGGATCAAGGTGCTCTACAGCGGGGATCCCAGGGTTTACGTCCTGGTAACACCGTCGGAAGCTACCCTCGACTCGAGAGGAAGGTGCGTCAACATACCACCGGAACCAGTACTCTTAGCAACCCCAAGTGGTAGTGAACTGAGGTTTGGAGACGTACGTCTGAAACTCCCGTAGTCTCGCTTAGCGGTAACATGCGATACATTTCCTCAAATTCCACCTAGACCCCTCATTACCTCGTCCAGCAGTTTCCCCTTGAGGCTCTCCAAGTACTTAAGAGAAGCCCCCGAGAGGCCTGGAAATTTCCTTACCACAGAACCCACTTTATCTAGGGTATCGAATGTATATCTGATTCGCTCCTTATTCTCCTCGCTCAAATCTGAGGAGAACTCCTTCAGAGCGATCTTCAGATCACTTATCTCCTTGAGGACTCTCTCCGGGGAACCCTCCTGAGGGACGTGCTTAACCAACAACTCTAGGGTCGAGATCAGGAGCTCGGGAGGGATGAGCTCCATCCTCCCCAGGATGCTCTTCAACTGGCCCGAGAGGAAGGATATCGATGCGGTATCATCCTCACAATATTTAACTATCTCCAGTAATACGTTAATAAACATTTCTAAATCGTTAGAGATTCTAACCTTTATCTCCTTAAGTCTCTTCATGAGCTCAGTAAATGTGGGCTGATACCTGTTCCTGAGGATCGGTGATACCACCGAGGGGTCCATCGTCCGGCTGTAGAGTATCTCCTCCTTGGAGAGCTTCTCCACTAAAGACGAGATCTCGCTTCTGATCGCGTTTAGCTCCGCTGATGGATCCCTATCCAGGAACTGAGTTAAGGACCTTTGATACCTCTTAAGCGATTCATATTCGCTCATTAGGTCCTCTAACATCTCGTACATAGATATCTCAAATAAGGAAGCTTCTAATTTATCGTAACCGCTCTCTAGAAACTCCTCAAGCATTAGGTGAAAGGGAACCTGCAAATTTTATAAAATTTGCTCGGTAAAGTTTCGATGTATGGAGTTAGGGGGTCAGTGGGAAGAACTCAGGAGGGCATTGCTGGAGGAAGGGTATAGCCTAGACAAGATTGATAAGCTTGAGAGCTACCTGAGGAAGGACGATATTTTGCCCTCCTTAGAGAGGGTCCTCATCAGGTTGAAGAGACTTGGAGAGATAGCCGCATCACTCGAGAGCGAGCTGGCCGGCGCTGGCGAGGATGTGGTAAACAGAGTTGATCTACTCCTGCAATCCATCAAGAGACTCGTTTCAAGTATGATAGAGGATCAGTCGTATATGAGGCCACTCCTCAGGGATAAATCGAAAGTCAAGGAGGCTAAGAACATTCTAGAAGTGACCCTAGGGGAGATCTCCTCGATGGAGAGGGAGCTGCTCAATAGGGTTAACTCATACATTCAAGAGAGAAAATTGGAAGTGGAGAGCTTAAGGAGTTACGAGGAAATACCTGCATTCATCAACTTCCTCAGGATATTGAAGAAAGCAGAAGCTCAGAAGTCCGCGGTCGCTGAGGCCAAGGTCGAGGAGGCAGCGGAAGGGGAAGCCGAAGTGAGACCACCTGAAACCGTGAAGAGGAGAAAGGAGGAGGCCCTTAACACCTTAAGGGATGCTTTCAGAAGTTTAAGGGCCATCAAAGAGGAGCTTGAGTTGATGGGAGTGACTTACGCGAAGCTCTCTCATGTGATCGACCTGGAGGACCCGTTCACCGAAAAACTGTTTCAGATAGAGGAGGATTCTGTTAAAAAATATACCCAAAACATCGTCTCGAAATTACGCTCTACTGAGGACGAATCCAAGAGGTTGATCCAAATAGCTCAGAAAATAATGGATTCTAAGGCAAGCGTGGAGGAGATGAAAGGGGAATTGCTGGAGAGAATGGAGAGCATAGATGCGCTATCTAATATCAAGGAGGTGATCCCTTACATAGGGCTGGACTTCCCGAAGATACCCCTATCACTGAGGTCCAAGCTACAGATAGATCTACTCAGGAAGGAGGCTGAAAGGATCGGTAAAATAAGCTCTATCCTCAAAAACATCCTGAATGAGCTGGAATACGTTCCCAAAGATGCTAAAATAGATCTAAGTAAGCTTTCGTTTGAATCGACGGAATCCTTGCTGGAGAGCCTGGGCAACTGCTTGAGGGCATCTAGGCTATCCTACGGCATGCCCGAGGCAATCGCGTATACTGGAGTCATGAGTGAAATATTGGAGCTATATCCCAGATGGAGAGAAAAAATAATATCCCTTTTGAGGGAAAAGGGGGAAATATCTCTCCAAGATCTAAAGTTCATACCACAGAGCTGGAGACCTTGGGTCCTCAGGAACCTAGCTGAGGAAGGCATAGTGATCGTCAAAGAGGACAAAGTGACTATCAGGGTGCTCTCTGAGGATGTTAGGAAGATAGAGATGGAGATAGAAGTCATAGAGGACATGGTAAATGATTTAGGAGGTATGCTACCGATTATCGATGAGCAGGGGGTTAAGAGGCTCAGGGAGGACCTGGAGAGAGCTAAGTCCCTCCTCATAGCGGGGAGGACCTCGGAGTACAGGGAGCTCATTTCGAGCCTTAGGTCCAGGGTGAGTGAGATCAAGATGCAATTAGGGGTGAAGAGATGAGGAAGATGTCCATAGTGATAATAGGGCCTCATCAAGCCGGGAAGAGCACTTTCATAAGGAAGTTAGACCCTTCAGCGATCAGAATGGATTACGAGAAGGGCACCATGTCTACTACAGTTGGGTTTGATTATGGTATAATCTTTTGGGACGCATCCACCGATGAGCTTTACCCTAAGGATAGGATAGAGGATCTCAATCCCTTCAATGAGATCTGGAAGGTAACGATCACCGGAACGCCAGGGCAGATAGCCTTCTCCTACGTCAGGAAAGCCCTTGTGAGGGGTAAGGATGGTGTGATAATGATAGTAGATAGTGCGCAACCGGTTCAGATAGTCTACGCGTTAGGCCAGTATCAGGAGGCCAAGGAGGTGCTCCCCCCCGGTTTCCCGTTCCTGGTACTAGCGAATAAACAGGATCTACCGGATGCTAAACCGCCCGACGTCATAAGGGGGCTTCTTGGGATCAACACTGAGGTAGTACCGATATCGGCACTCCTAGGTAATGGTGTTCAGGAGGCCTTCATCCGGTTTCTCAAGACGGTGAGAGCGGAGCTGATGACTAAATCGATGCAGTTCTACGCTGAGACTCAGGTGAAAATAAGGACTTAAAAAAGGGGTTATGATCTCCTCATAGTGACCTCTATCCTCCTCCTCAGATAGTCCCTCCTCATAGTCACTTCGAATCCCTCCCATCTTATCGGCTCACTGGGCTCCTTCACCCAAATGGGCCATACGTAGTCCTTCATCTCCACGTTATATTCCTCCTCCAAACCGTTGCAGGACTTCCTCACTTTTCCATTTAGGTTGACTACCTCCCCGCTCGAGAGGATGTATTCGTACAGTGGCATAATTCGAT is a window from the Candidatus Korarchaeum sp. genome containing:
- a CDS encoding cupin domain-containing protein yields the protein MRRGEEARVLETWPGVRRKTLALGERMVLLEVSMEAGSVGRAHSHPNEQVGYVVRGRLRLRIGSEVHELGPGDAYVIPDGVEHEATALEETRVVEVFSPPHEVFKRDLEEG
- a CDS encoding cupin domain-containing protein encodes the protein MILPKYVVRPEEVVGGAPMEGKHVRDLKVIYPGNVDPSPRSLILGVVEVDPGHHTPLHRHECEEVYYVLSGRGEVEIEGERYEVGKGYGVYIPVRAKHRIFNTGSEVLRYVAVGGIMFVPLVPEWPTKSPYEILE
- the ilvD gene encoding dihydroxy-acid dehydratase, which produces MDLRWRSRLVTEGPERAPQRSLFKAAGLDDDDLSRPLIGIANSWNEVVPGHMHLDNVARAVKEGIREAGGTPLEFNTIAICDGIAMGHEGMKAPLPSREVIAASVELMARAHAFDALVLISSCDKITPGMLMAAARLNVPAVMVNGGCMLPGSMDGREVGISHVFEAVGQYAAGKISEDELRRIESLAAPGPGSCAGLYTANTMAIVGEALGMIPAGTSTIPAVSSERLRAAKQAGRLIMRMLELGIKPRDIMKYEAFENAIRVDVALGGSTNAVLHLMAIAREAGIEIPLELFDRISRETPHIANLNPAGPHYVKDLHYAGGVPAIFKELADVMHLDAMTVSGETWGQIVSRAEVRDRKVIRPRSDPYHKEGGLAVLWGSLAPRGAVVKQTAVDPDMRVFRGYAKPFDSEEEAVRALFDGKVVEGDVVVIRYEGPKGGPGMREMLAATATITGMGLRRVALVTDGRFSGATRGPAIGHVSPEAAEGGPIALVEEGDEVLIDIPGRKLDLLVDQDALEERRRRWRPKTKEEYGFLRLFSALAESADRGAVLRPL
- a CDS encoding Arf family protein; this encodes MSFQRLVSGIFGLFKKPTTLVILGLDGAGKTTMLNYILRGEPGVTVPTVGANFEKFKIRELEFNVWDLGGQRALRGMWEEYAEKADAVIFVLDSADRERFNEAKEELWRIVSVMKKGKPLLVIANKADLDNAATVMEVIEALELTKLEDMTWQIVWASALTGFGLFEAFAWIYEKLTGKEVSHPLRIEELIVLDEKGNPLISTTSTTSLTLSAFISLVRSYTTESLKDIPQTIEMRDKKLIIAIRGGLIGAALIPRYSSESKVKALLVDVLNNVAEVRDREKAREVLIKVVERYVESEGS
- a CDS encoding GTP-binding protein; this translates as MRKMSIVIIGPHQAGKSTFIRKLDPSAIRMDYEKGTMSTTVGFDYGIIFWDASTDELYPKDRIEDLNPFNEIWKVTITGTPGQIAFSYVRKALVRGKDGVIMIVDSAQPVQIVYALGQYQEAKEVLPPGFPFLVLANKQDLPDAKPPDVIRGLLGINTEVVPISALLGNGVQEAFIRFLKTVRAELMTKSMQFYAETQVKIRT